CTTAGATGGCGATTACTTATTGGGTGGCCTTTTTCCAGTACATGAAGTTGTACAGTCGACAGTCATGCTCTCCCCAGAGGGTGTTGAATGTAAAAGGTAAGCAAGAAGCTTTTAGTTGCTTTTGAAGTATGAGTCTGAGGATAGCATCACAAGGCAGTATTGTTGTTTTTACCtgaattaatttaattgaaaccGAATTTTTCAGAGtattttatcaaaacaaattGAAACAAATGGTTCTATTAACTATCTTACTAATGTTTTCCAGGCATCCGTTCTCAAAATCTGGTTATCAGATGTTCCAAGTAATGAGGTTTGCTGTTGAGGAGATTAATAACTCTTCCTCCCTGCTGCCCAATGTTTCTCTGGGCTATGAGATTTTCGATCATTGTTCTGAAACTAAGAACTTCCCTTCAGTCTTCAATTTAATCTCAGAAAAGGGATTGCTAAAACCTCAAGAAAAACTCAACAGCCATCGGCCTAAAATAATTGCTTTAACAGGACCATATGGAAGCACAAGAACTCTTACCGTTGCACCATTAGTCACAATGGACCTTATACCATGGGTAAATTATGTTTACTTCAACTTTGATATCGAACTTGAAAAAAAGAGAATGTATGGCAAAGTTTCACTGTGTATGTTTGGTTATGTGTCACAATTTAGCATGCAAAGTATTGTGATTTTAACACTTTTAAGCAGCACAGCCATTTTCAATAGTGTTACAAATAGGACAGGTTTCTTGTCACAATTAATTGTTTTAAGTACACTGGAGTAATAACTGTTAAAATTAGACTTTACCATCACAGATGATGTATACATTACATTATGCTACTTGAAAACAGTGTCCTACTGTCATTAGACTCATTAACATGACTATGCAACCTTGATATTATATacaatcatttattttcttttaaaggtTCAATATGGAGCTACCAGTTATCAGTTAAATGATAAACTTCAATATCCAACTTTCATAAGAACAATCCCTAGCAACAAAGACTTGATACAGATGATTATTCACATCATACAGTGGTATGGATGGAACTGGGTTGCCTTTCTTGGAGGTCCAGACAATTACAGTGAAGATGGTCTAAGACTGTTTTACAAGTATACTAGCAATACTGGCATTTGCTTGGCCTATCAAGACATTATTAGGCTACGGGGAAATCACAATCAAACACTTAAAAATATCAATATGCTAAACATTAATGtcattgtgatttttgcttTACCAATATATGCAGAAACCATATTGAAAGCTGCCATAGCAAACAACGTCCGAGACAAAGTTTGGATTGCTAGTCAAACATGGTCTATGAGTCAGCAGCTTCCAAGAGAGCCAGGAATTCAGAAAATTGGTACAGTTATTGGCATTACAGAGCGATTATTGTCATTACCTGGATTTGATAAGTTCATTTATAAACTCAAAGCAACAACTAATAAAGATAATAATAGTAATGTTTTAGTACAGGGGAATATTTGCAATCAAGAATGTAAGGAAAGTGCATCGTTGACTGCAAaagaaattataaatgaaaatccCACATTCTCCTTTGCCATCTACGCTGCCATATATACCATAGCTCATGCCTTGCATAAAGTTCTACAGTGTGACGCAAATGAATGCCGcaaaaatacaacctttaaacCATACATGGTGAGTGAATTATTTTCtcaataaagaaatgaaaatatatagtaaaaataaagttaatatGCCATTAATTATACaaagtacatacagtacatactataGTATATGTTCTTTTTGGGAATGTTTTTACTGCACAGCTTCTGGGCGAAATGAAGAAGTTGGATTTTCCACTCAGTGGCCGTACAGTGAAATATGATGTTAACGGCAATCCAACCATCAGTTATGCAGTCGTGCTGTGGCACACTGAAACAAATCCTCCACGGACTGAGATGGTGGGCACCTATGACACGTATCCAGAAATTACTTT
The sequence above is drawn from the Triplophysa rosa unplaced genomic scaffold, Trosa_1v2 scaffold39_ERROPOS624925, whole genome shotgun sequence genome and encodes:
- the LOC130550690 gene encoding taste receptor type 1 member 1-like, with the protein product MFSRHPFSKSGYQMFQVMRFAVEEINNSSSLLPNVSLGYEIFDHCSETKNFPSVFNLISEKGLLKPQEKLNSHRPKIIALTGPYGSTRTLTVAPLVTMDLIPWVQYGATSYQLNDKLQYPTFIRTIPSNKDLIQMIIHIIQWYGWNWVAFLGGPDNYSEDGLRLFYKYTSNTGICLAYQDIIRLRGNHNQTLKNINMLNINVIVIFALPIYAETILKAAIANNVRDKVWIASQTWSMSQQLPREPGIQKIGTVIGITERLLSLPGFDKFIYKLKATTNKDNNSNVLVQGNICNQECKESASLTAKEIINENPTFSFAIYAAIYTIAHALHKVLQCDANECRKNTTFKPYMLLGEMKKLDFPLSGRTVKYDVNGNPTISYAVVLWHTETNPPRTEMVGTYDTYPEITFAIDNSLMPWRNNTSVPFSNCSVECREGYSREQEGFHACCFRCKKCPQNTYVDYSRDPYTCYPCAESEWSDEGSTTCKIRSVVYLQFTEITSIVVICFTACLITLLIFIFCLFAYNSNTPVVRSAGGNMCFLMLACLTMSSISVFFFFGQPTSADCILRDFIFSFFFTICLSCMTVRSFQIVCVFKMAADFPKLHSLWIADQH